From Carya illinoinensis cultivar Pawnee chromosome 5, C.illinoinensisPawnee_v1, whole genome shotgun sequence, one genomic window encodes:
- the LOC122311389 gene encoding cytochrome b5-like, which yields MASKPKVYHFDEVVTHNETKDCWLIISGKVYDVSAFMDDHPGGSEVLLGATGKDATNDYEDVGHSESAKELMAKYAIGDIDASTVPKKRTYIPPKQAPYNPDKTSDFVLNILQFLVPLLLLGLAYAVRQFSKKE from the exons ATGGCTTCGAAACCAAAAGTTTACCATTTTGATGAAGTGGTGACGCACAACGAGACCAAAGATTGTTGGCTCATTATATCTGGGAAG GTTTATGATGTATCTGCATTCATGGATGATCATCCTGGAGGTTCTGAAGTCCTATTGGGTGCAACAG GGAAGGATGCAACAAATGATTATGAAGATGTGGGTCACAGTGAGTCTGCTAAAGAATTGATGGCAAAATACGCCATTGGTGACATCGATGCATCCACTGTTCCAAAAAAACGTACTTACATACCACCCAAGCAAGCTCCTTACAACCCCGATAAGACTTCCGATTTTGTGCTTAACATTTTGCAGTTTCTTGTTCCGCTCCTGTTATTGGGTTTAGCCTACGCAGTCCGACAGTTCTCCAAGAAAGAGTAG
- the LOC122311388 gene encoding rab GTPase-activating protein 22, whose protein sequence is MKALRRSHTSSAASSNSNSNSSPSSSWIHLRSVLFIVASSSPASCSSSDRGHLKSPWSRRKRKHALSPHRWRSLFTPDGKLSDGGVKFLKKVRSGGVNPSIRADVWPFLLGVYDLNSSKEKRDNIRTQKRKEYEKLRRQCRRLLKHSKDSVNLNEFGRISCDGYSGSLAQDTDSPSSEDVVSARESLSSEERSSDVEFSDNHPSALLGGDDSARRNTNADASTLDTDSLDSDSSEEPEVSQTFPSIEGTEENDPDMTCKEDSSPSRTEVSTKYRNDEDFASWQRIIRLDAVRANSEWIPYSPCQAAISEVRARRSAEAVGLKDYDHLEPGRIFHAARLVAILEAYALYDPEIGYCQGMSDLLSPIISVIAEDHEAFWCFVGFMRKARHNFRLDEVGIRRQLNTVSRIIKSKDSHLYRHLEKLQAEDCFFVYRMVVVLFRRELTFEQTICLWEVMWADQAAIRAGISKSAWGRIRQRAPPTDDLLLYAIAASVLQRRKLIIEKYSSMEEILRECNSMAGHLDVWKLLDDAHALVVTLHDKIETSF, encoded by the exons ATGAAAGCTCTAAGACGAAGTCACACTTCTTCGGCGGCGTCTTCGAATTCCAACTCTAATTCCTCTCCTTCGTCGTCGTGGATTCATTTGCGTTCGGTTCTATTCATTGTTGCTTCTTCCTCACCAGCTTCTTGTTCTTCCTCTGATCG GGGTCATCTCAAGTCACCGTGGTCacgaaggaaaagaaaacatgcCCTTTCACCTCATCGATGGAGAAGTTTATTTACGCCAGATGGGAAGCTCAGTGATGGCGGAgttaagtttttgaaaaaagttcGCAGTGGA GGTGTCAATCCAAGTATTAGGGCAGATGTTTGGCCTTTCCTTCTAGGAGT CTATGATTTGAACAGttccaaagaaaaaagagataATATAAGAACTCAGAAAAG AAAGGAATATGAGAAACTTCGCAGACAATGCCGTCGACTTCTAAAACATAGTAAAGATAGTGTTAATTTGAATGAATTTGGAAGAATAAGCTGTGATGGGTACAGCGGGAGTCTCGCCCAGGACACAGATTCTCCTAGTTCCGAAGATGTGGTTAGTGCGAGGGAGTCCCTTTCTAGTGAGGAAAGGAGCTCAGATGTAGAATTCTCCGACAACCACCCTAGTGCATTATTGGGAGGAGATGATAGTGCAAGACGAAATACAAATGCTGATGCCTCCACACTTGACACTGATTCATTGGACTCGGACTCCTCTGAAGAACCTGAAGTCAGTCAAACTTTCCCCTCCATAGAAGGAACGGAAGAGAATGATCCTGACATGACTTGCAAGGAGGATTCTTCTCCCTCAAGGACAGAGGTCTCGACAAAATATCGCAATGATGAAGATTTTGCCTCTTGGCAGCGGATCATCCGCCTTGATGCTGTACGTGCTAATTCGGAATGGATTCCATACTCCCCATGTCAAGCTGCAATTTCAGAGGTTAGGGCACGCCGTTCTGCTGAGGCAGTGGGGTTGAAGGATTATGATCACCTGGAACCCGGCAGGATCTTCCATGCTGCCCGACTTGTTGCTATTCTTGAAGCATATGCACTCTATGATCCTGAAATTGGTTACTGCCAGGGCATGAGTGATCTTCTTTCTCCAATAATTTCAGTCATTGCGGAGGATCACGAGGCATTTTGGTGTTTTGTGGGATTCATGAGGAAGGCTCGGCATAATTTTAGGCTTGACGAGGTGGGAATCCGGAGGCAACTCAATACCGTTTCAAGGATAATCAAGTCCAAGGACTCTCACCTTTACAGACACTTGGAGAAGCTCCAGGCTGAGgattgtttttttgtttatagaatGGTGGTGGTACTTTTTAGGAGAGAATTAACATTCGAACAGACCATTTGTCTCTGGGAGGTAATGTGGGCAGACCAGGCAGCCATTCGAGCTGGGATTAGCAAGTCTGCGTGGGGCAGGATAAGGCAGCGAGCCCCACCAACAGATGATTTGTTACTTTATGCAATTGCAGCTTCGGTATTGCAACGGAGGAAATTGATTATTGAGAAGTATAGCAGCATGGAGGAGATTTTAAGGGAGTGTAATAGCATGGCCGGGCATCTTGATGTGTGGAAGCTTCTAGATGACGCTCACGCCTTGGTGGTGACCCTCCATGACAAGATAGAGACATCCTTCTGA